From Musa acuminata AAA Group cultivar baxijiao chromosome BXJ3-8, Cavendish_Baxijiao_AAA, whole genome shotgun sequence, one genomic window encodes:
- the LOC103994881 gene encoding uncharacterized protein LOC103994881: protein MSLAITEKREQQRQRPSGCVGIFLQFLDWNRRFAKKKLFSKKLLPPAHAARRASKKFCTDDKMPMAKLLLIAEENRGGFPSKKKLDADIGNAVQTPGLVARLMGLESMPVSVNERPRKAIGCNLVYEGDEELRSGTSGFGKTESRPQKLRKTEELLQRQPVEHDGRVRPNVFGKNVTSSCSSINHHKLMSPVKSPRLLSGSHRARLMQAATKILEPGSQPRNRAKCSIAYVVPSPPGAEATAAAATCLKRSKEPLSDFEFRSCMGYGSLVEMPGLGTHEREPFTTRFGSSAFQFSIASSSRQDSMEKNTMSLLTLAEQKSKLNPAVQSQINVQNNACDDFERKQHLQNHRNVCKLKPDNITPKVNNLRHNQAAMLREKAAEQMTYGATACSRKQSRSDFTELKGHQGFSAIGTTMKEPRCMTSIGEVMNNHRVQLGRNCWGKNISCKRKSISFHNDDFVVFGPAFVRESSNERDLLSGSKTGVPINQPICRRCVERSLTKEKKETDNFRGWYSEMASFTFKSPMRKSANSSSHEELAEKCRNRYQLNARLSAREKLLSDSINTNPVFQRRTRLEGEEISRPIEKKIREDAQPNASILEELMISLKTGTRTADQNGSSKTEGLYSLHTNLSDFSVPKQKLCNIQTEAQVKLYFCSVVIYLNSDLCNITNGSILRLDLMTEKAKFETSAGLMYDQTSPVSILEASISNDSCSYVSIHASSVSANQSRFSLTENQCTEPSLDMDIDLLDSANQSRFSLTENQCTEPSLDMDIDLLDSATSSGIMESVIGKIQHSTDNMLSKSSIHSSEAGISGTKLCEARRTISNSETTFMNFALYASVWIADFVLESILLDVLEAIIGSSEDQKITSGDKDAKGKYQLKKCLFDCMIQSLDSKCKHFGKNGKSLRTPFSLTEDLLIREVHEEIRGWVNLSGKFLDDLIQEEMKNSTAIWKTCGIEVFEAGNAIEGHILQALVNETMTDFCNG from the exons ATGAGTTTGGCTATCACGGAGAAGAGGGAACAGCAGCGACAGCGGCCGAGCGGGTGCGTCGGCATCTTCTTGCAGTTCCTGGATTGGAATCGTCGGTTCGCTAAGAAGAAGCTCTTCTCCAAGAAGCTCCTCCCTCCAG CCCATGCTGCGAGAAGGGCGTCGAAGAAGTTCTGTACTGATGACAAGATGCCCATGGCCAAGTTGCTTCTG ATTGCTGAAGAGAATCGGGGAGGTTTTCCAAGCAAGAAAAAGCTGGATGCTGATATTGGCAACGCTGTGCAAACCCCCGGACTGGTGGCAAGGCTCATGGGTTTGGAGTCCATGCCTGTTTCTGTCAATGAAAGGCCAAGAAAGGCCATAGGTTGCAATCTTGTTTACGAAGGGGACGAGGAGTTGCGTTCAGGCACAAGTGGGTTTGGGAAGACAGAATCAAGGCCTCAGAAGCTTCGAAAGACGGAGGAGTTATTGCAGAGGCAACCGGTCGAACACGATGGACGTGTTCGACCGAATGTATTTGGCAAGAATGTGACGTCCTCCTGCTCGAGCATTAACCATCATAAGCTGATGTCCCCGGTGAAGAGCCCGAGGCTGCTCTCCGGCAGTCACAGGGCTCGGTTGATGCAGGCTGCTACAAAGATTTTGGAGCCTGGTTCGCAGCCCAGAAATCGTGCCAAATGTTCCATTGCATATGTAGTTCCTTCCCCACCCGGTGCAgaagctactgctgctgctgctacttgcTTGAAGAGATCCAAGGAGCCCCTCAGTGACTTCGAATTCAGGTCTTGCATGGGTTATGGTAGTTTGGTTGAAATGCCTGGATTAGGGACACATGAAAGAGAGCCATTCACCACTCGTTTTGGTTCATCTGCTTTCCAGTTCAGTATTGCTTCTTCCTCCAGGCAAGACTCCATGGAGAAAAATACAATGTCACTACTCACACTGGCCGAGCAAAAGAGCAAACTGAATCCTGCTGTTCAGTCTCAGATCAATGTGCAGAACAACGCATGTGACGATTTTGAGAGGAAACAACATTTACAGAATCATCGGAATGTATGCAAGCTTAAGCCAGATAACATTACTCCGAAGGTGAACAACTTACGGCATAATCAAGCAGCAATGCTCAGAGAGAAAGCAGCAGAGCAAATGACTTATGGTGCCACGGCATGTAGTAGGAAGCAGAGTCGAAGTGACTTCACTGAGCTGAAGGGGCACCAGGGTTTCTCAGCGATCGGCACCACCATGAAAGAACCAAGGTGCATGACATCAATTGGTGAAGTGATGAACAACCACAGAGTGCAACTGGGAAGGAACTGTTGGGGAAAGAACATCTCATGCAAAAGAAAGAGCATCAGTTTTCACAACGATGATTTTGTTGTGTTTGGTCCAGCTTTTGTTAGGGAAAGTAGCAACGAAAGGGACTTGCTTAGTGGAAGCAAGACTGGAGTTCCTATTAACCAACCCATTTGCAGAAGATGTGTTGAACGTAGCTTAACAAAGGAGAAAAAGGAAACTGATAACTTCAGAGGTTGGTATAGCGAAATGGCTTCATTCACATTCAAGTCACCAATGAGGAAATCTGCAAACTCTTCGTCACATGAAGAACTGGCAGAGAAGTGCAGGAACCGATATCAACTCAATGCTCGACTTTCTGCGAGGGAGAAGCTATTGTCGGATTCAATTAACACCAATCCAGTTTTCCAGAGAAGAACGAGATTAGAAGGGGAAGAAATAAGCAGGCCCATAGAAAAAAAGATCAGGGAGGATGCTCAACCCAATGCTTCCATTCTTGAAGAACTAATGATTAGCCTCAAAACTGGGACTCGTACAGCCGACCAAAATGGGTCCTCCAAAACAGAGGGCTTGTATTCTCTTCACACCAATCTCTCTGATTTTTCCGTCCCCAAACAGAAGCTGTGTAATATCCAAACCGAAGCTCAGGTAAAATTGTACTTCTGTTCTGTTGTAATTTACTTGAATTCAGATCTTTGTAACATTACTAATGGCAGTATTCTAAGGTTGGACCTTATGACA GAAAAGGCAAAATTTGAGACTTCTGCTGGACTTATGTATGATCAAACCAGCCCAGTATCTATTCTTGAAGCTTCTATCTCGAATGATAGTTGCTCTTATGTAAGTATCCATGCTAGTTCAG TTTCAGCAAATCAATCAAGGTTCAGCTTGACAGAGAACCAATGCACAGAACCATCCTTGgatatggacattgatcttttaGATTCAGCAAATCAATCAAGGTTCAGCTTGACAGAGAACCAATGCACAGAACCATCCTTGgatatggacattgatcttttaGATTCAGCAACTTCATCAGGCATCATGGAGTCTGTTATTGGGAAGATTCAGCATTCCACTGACAATATGCTCAGTAAGTCCAGCATTCACTCATCCGAAGCTGGAATCTCAGGAACTAAGCTTTGTGAAGCCAGGCGAACCATTTCAAATTCAGAGACGACATTTATGAACTTCGCACTATACGCTTCAGTTTGGATAGCCGATTTTGTTCTCGAATCTATTCTTCTAGACGTGCTGGAAGCTATTATAGGTTCTTCTGAAGATCAAAAGATTACTTCCGGTGACAAAGACGCAAAGGGAAAATATCAACTAAAAAAATGTCTTTTTGACTGCATGATTCAGTCCCTGGATTCGAAGTGCAAACATTTCGGTAAGAACGGGAAATCGTTGAGAACTCCTTTCTCTCTGACCGAAGATCTGTTGATAAGAGAAGTTCATGAGGAGATAAGAGGGTGGGTCAATTTGTCCGGGAAATTCTTAGATGATCTGATTCAGGAGGAGATGAAAAATTCAACTGCAATATGGAAAACTTGTGGGATCGAGGTATTTGAGGCAGGCAACGCGATAGAAGGACACATACTTCAAGCATTGGTCAATGAAACGATGACAGATTTTTGCAATGGCTGA